In one Solanum lycopersicum chromosome 11, SLM_r2.1 genomic region, the following are encoded:
- the LOC109118844 gene encoding uncharacterized protein produces MAPAEIRELKAQLQELLIKGFTRPSASPWGAPVLFVKKKDGSFRMSYSGREFFSLESCNENAILSRNKLGFIDGTCLKEGFGPNLTTLWERCNAIVLSWIMNCVSNELLGGIVYSTNTAAVWRDLKERYDKVDGSRVILLHKEIASISQGTSSISVYFARLGDLWVEFDSITPVPSCNCEKSKDFILRRRENQGNNYSDNRNYYTERGGNSYNAANNVLDNIVKTQEHPNQGSRIGDYYKSMEFIHEQYSQILQILGKTNLQGTSDVGTCTQGPISGSVNQIQSSNTARNSFKISVGSHDWIVDSGATNHMTYKSDMLFDKNSMPSNSYNQVYLPNGDKTTVSHTWSCNINEHERVEDVLVIPKFKNNLLSLSKITKSRNCSVSFFPDFFVFRDLYNGQVKVIEAILDGISNVPESETSESYSDQTISIQDPLYSIDQYLGYDHLSAKYQLYMSSFGAEIEPSSFEEACKDPRWVDAMQAEIKDLECNNTRKVVPLPYGKTVIGCRWIFKIKYKADGPIERFKARLVAKEYNQREVLESHETFSPVVKMVTVRSVLALAAAGDLYDEVYMTLPQGFKMTQGFSGQGEKHIISEVGLSAPKPATTPLDSFVKLTTKKYDEVNNIGHDDKLLEDPNIYKRLIGKLFYLTVTRPDIAYATQTLSQFLQQPKQSHLNETLKVVRYIKGEAGWGILLSSKSSKHLNVYCDLDLATYPQTRRSVPGVLINLENSLISGKTKKQGTVSRSSTEAEYRSMANFVAEVVWIVSLFKELGAEIETSVVVHSDSKSTIQIATNPLNHERTKHIELDCHFIREKIQKGVIETRHLSTKEQIADLLTKGLGSGLSDQGQTPPVLSTPAPQVPESTRADSPVCEGVEVIVADFGLTSSSYGKILPRSGRLRDRGGSSEAR; encoded by the exons atggctcccgcggagataagagagttaaaagcccaacttcaagagttgttaatcAAAGGCTTTactagaccaagtgcatctccttggggtgctccggttttgtttgtgaagaagaaggatgggagttttcgaatgt CTTACAGCGGCAGAGAATTTTTCAGTTTGGAGTCATGCAATGAGAATGCAATTTTAAGTAGAAATAAGCTTGGATTCATAGATGGAACTTGCTTAAAGGAAGGTTTTGGCCCTAATCTAACAACATTGTGGGAACGTTGTAATGCAATAGTTCTATCTTGGATTATGAACTGTGTATCCAATGAACTTCTTGGAGGAATTGTATATTCAACGAATACAGCTGCAGTTTGGAGAGATCTCAAGGAAAGATATGACAAAGTTGATGGTTCAAGAGTCATCTTGCTTCATAAAGAAATTGCATCGATCTCTCAAGGTACAAGTTCAATTTCAGTCTATTTTGCTCGATTGGGAGATCTTTGGGTAGAGTTTGATAGTATTACTCCAGTACCTTCTTGTAATTGTGAGAAATCAAAGGATTTCATTCT gagaagaagagagaatCAAGGGAACAACTACTCAGACAATAGGAATTATTATACTGAGAGAGGTGGTAATTCATATAATGCAGCAAATAATGTGTTGGATAATATTGTAAAGACTCAAGAACATCCTAATCAAGGCTCAAGAATTGGAGATTATTATAAAAGTATGGAGTTTATACATGAACAATACAGCCAAATATTGCAAATACTGGGAAAGACTAATTTGCAGGGTACATCAGATGTGGGTACTTGCACACAGGGTCCAATAAGTGGCAGTGTTAATCAAATACAAAGCTCCAATACTGCACGTAATAGTTTTAAAATCTCAGTAGGATCACATGATTGGATTGTAGACTCTGGAGCAACAAATCATATGACATATAAGTCTGATATGCTATTCGATAAGAACTCAATGCCTAGTAACAGTTATAATCAAGTTTATTTGCCTAATGGAGACAAAACCACTGTTTCTCATACATGGTCTTGCAACATTAATGAACATGAAAGGGTTGAAGATGTGTTAGTCAtaccaaaatttaaaaataatcttctttctctctcaaaaatcacaaaaagtCGCAAttgttcagtctccttctttCCTGATTTTTTTGTATTCCGGGATCTTTACAATGGACAGGTGAAGGTTATTG AAGCAATTCTAGATGGTATATCAAATGTACCAGAATCTGAAACTTCTGAATCATATTCTGATCAGACAATTTCTATACAGGAT CcattatattcaattgatcaATACCTTGGATATGATCATTTATCTGCCAAGTATCAGTTATATATGTCTTCATTTGGAGCTGAGATTGAACCATCTAGTTTTGAGGAAGCATGCAAAGATCCTAGGTGGGTTGATGCCATGCAGGCTGAGATCAAGGACTTAGAATGCAATAACACTAGGAAAGTTGTGCCTTTGCCTTATGGGAAAACAGTCATTGGATGTAGGTGGATTTTCAAGATTAAATACAAAGCTGATGGTCCAATTGAGAGGTTTAAGGCTAGACTAGTAGCTAAGGAATATAATCAAAGGGAAGTACTAGAGTCTCATGAGACATTTTCTCCTGTGGTAAAAATGGTGACTGTTAGAAGTGTCTTGGCACTAGCTGCAGCAG GAGATTTGTATGATGAAGTGTATATGACATTACCACAAGGGTTCAAGATGACACAAGGATTTAGTGGACAGGGGGAGAAGCAT ATTATTTCTGAGGTTGGATTGAGTGCACCAAAACCAGCTACCACACcacttgattcttttgtgaagTTGACTACTAAGAAATATGATGAAGTTAATAATATAGGACATGATGACAAGTTACTAGAAGATCCCAACATATATAAAAGATTAATTGGCAAACTCTTTTATCTTACTGTTACAAGACCAGATATTGCATATGCAACACAGACTCTGAGTCAATTTCTTCAACAGCCAAAACAATCACATTTAAATGAAACTCTGAAGGTGGTAAGATATATAAAAGGTGAAGCAGGGTGGGGAATTTTGCTATCCAGTAAAAGTAGCAAACATCTAAATGTTTATTGTGATTTAGATTTGGCTACATATCCACAGACTAGGAGATCAGTACCTGGAGTCTtgataaatcttgaaaactctCTTATTTCAGGGAAGACCAAGAAGCAAGGAACTGTCTCTCGAAGCTCAACAGAAGCTGAGTATAGAAGTATGGCAAATTTTGTAGCAGAGGTTGTATGGATAGTTAGTTTGTTCAAAGAATTAGGAGCAGAAATTGAAACTTCAGTTGTTGTCCATAGTGATAGCAAATCAACAATACAGATAGCAACAAATCCACTAAATCATGAAAGAACCAAACATATAGAGTTGGACTGCCATTTTATTAGAGAGAAGATACAAAAAGGAGTTATTGAAACAAGACATCTAAGTACAAAAGAACAGATAGCTGATCTACTTACTAAAGGTCTAGGCAG